A portion of the Micromonospora tarapacensis genome contains these proteins:
- a CDS encoding toll/interleukin-1 receptor domain-containing protein — MKIFISWSGEPSRQVARALREWLGVVVQHVEPWMSDEEIQSGTRWNDSIAHSLDATNFGIVCVTRMNQAAPWLMFEAGALAKGLERARVVPLCIDLEPSDITSPLQAFQARKLDKEGLRRLVYELSELAEHPRLRESIDTLFEAMWPQLERAVSQASTAAVSPGKPRRSSEDMLAELVTRVRNIERDIEHRDSAARSDAIALAQRADQAYQAMERARQEAATAAAHAHHALDANRDAEARAALLEKQFAESQALANELKARLAHHEQRLKEAKRKMHEAQEEASK, encoded by the coding sequence TTGAAGATCTTTATCTCTTGGAGTGGCGAACCGAGCCGCCAGGTGGCTCGGGCATTGCGGGAGTGGCTCGGCGTGGTCGTCCAGCATGTTGAGCCCTGGATGTCCGACGAAGAGATCCAAAGCGGTACGAGATGGAACGATTCCATCGCTCACTCGCTCGACGCAACTAACTTCGGGATTGTTTGCGTGACACGGATGAACCAAGCTGCCCCATGGCTGATGTTCGAAGCTGGCGCTCTTGCTAAGGGCTTAGAACGGGCGCGGGTCGTCCCTCTCTGCATTGACCTGGAACCGTCGGACATTACCTCGCCGTTGCAGGCTTTCCAAGCACGAAAGCTGGACAAGGAGGGCTTGCGCCGTCTTGTTTACGAGCTGAGCGAGCTTGCCGAACACCCGAGATTGCGGGAAAGCATCGATACCTTGTTCGAGGCAATGTGGCCACAGCTCGAACGGGCAGTATCCCAAGCATCGACTGCGGCGGTATCTCCGGGCAAACCTCGGCGCTCCTCAGAAGACATGCTTGCCGAGCTAGTAACCCGGGTGCGCAATATTGAACGAGATATCGAACACCGAGATTCGGCTGCACGGTCGGACGCTATTGCGTTAGCGCAACGCGCCGACCAGGCTTACCAGGCCATGGAGAGAGCACGACAGGAGGCGGCCACCGCTGCAGCACATGCTCATCACGCGCTAGATGCTAATAGGGATGCAGAGGCAAGAGCAGCCCTCCTTGAGAAGCAGTTCGCAGAGTCCCAAGCTTTGGCCAACGAACTGAAAGCGAGGCTGGCGCATCACGAACAGCGCCTGAAGGAGGCGAAACGCAAAATGCACGAGGCCCAGGAAGAGGCGTCGAAGTAA
- a CDS encoding GntR family transcriptional regulator, producing MSSPDKRLTRTEALHQQVARHLRNEIDAGALRDGDVLPSTRELAEQWDVSVFTITEAMKLLAAEGLVASKSRSKRVVVAPATERRPDARLAQPQVVLIGGYAGSGKTELGRMLARETGWPILDKDTLTRPVVEAALQVLGQSPHDRESATYFDLVRPREYEALIAATDENVQCGNSAIVTAPFIREFHDLAWIKRRQAAYKDMGASTALVWVYCDADTMQTYVRHRGAARDAAKLADWPQYLTSIDIEFRPPVDHVEVDNCASGRPLQSQARELLKTIIGG from the coding sequence ATGTCATCGCCCGACAAGCGCCTCACGCGCACAGAAGCGCTTCACCAGCAGGTCGCTAGGCACCTCCGGAACGAGATCGATGCCGGCGCACTGCGGGATGGTGACGTCTTGCCCTCGACGCGAGAGCTAGCCGAACAGTGGGACGTCAGCGTCTTCACCATCACCGAGGCCATGAAGCTGCTCGCGGCCGAAGGGCTAGTCGCCAGCAAGTCGCGCTCAAAGAGAGTCGTCGTTGCGCCTGCCACAGAACGCCGGCCGGATGCACGACTAGCTCAGCCTCAAGTGGTCCTCATCGGCGGCTACGCCGGCAGCGGCAAGACTGAGTTGGGCCGGATGCTTGCCAGGGAGACCGGCTGGCCGATCCTGGATAAGGACACGTTGACTAGACCCGTTGTCGAGGCCGCGCTACAAGTGCTGGGCCAGTCGCCGCACGACCGGGAATCAGCAACCTATTTTGACCTGGTGCGGCCACGAGAGTACGAGGCCCTCATTGCCGCTACCGACGAGAACGTGCAGTGCGGGAACAGTGCGATTGTCACGGCCCCGTTTATTCGGGAGTTCCACGACCTAGCCTGGATCAAGCGCAGGCAGGCCGCCTACAAAGATATGGGCGCTAGCACCGCCCTTGTTTGGGTCTACTGTGACGCCGATACGATGCAGACCTATGTTCGACATCGCGGAGCTGCCCGTGACGCAGCCAAGCTTGCTGACTGGCCGCAGTACCTGACTTCGATCGATATTGAGTTCCGTCCGCCGGTCGACCACGTCGAAGTAGACAATTGCGCGTCGGGTCGTCCGCTGCAAAGTCAGGCCCGAGAGCTGCTCAAGACCATCATTGGCGGGTGA
- a CDS encoding helix-turn-helix transcriptional regulator, producing MTVATNEPLWTIEDVSAFLRIEVNTLYQWRSRRTGPRAFKVGRHLRYDPSDVRSWLTDQADDHGGR from the coding sequence ATGACCGTAGCCACCAACGAACCGCTGTGGACCATCGAGGATGTGTCCGCGTTCTTGCGCATCGAGGTGAACACCCTCTATCAGTGGCGCTCCCGCCGCACCGGCCCTCGCGCTTTCAAGGTCGGTCGGCACCTGCGCTACGACCCTTCCGATGTGCGATCCTGGCTCACCGATCAGGCGGACGACCATGGCGGTCGATGA
- a CDS encoding FtsK/SpoIIIE domain-containing protein, giving the protein MDLTDTLELPTHREPPDTVPVGAGLSIFDPVFLGIDEFGQPTYLPMIYRNILIGGEPGAGKSSLLNTIVGHAALCPDVRLCLLDGKQVELGLWKDVADVFVGPDMDLAIRTLRRVQAVMDNRYSFLLSHRRRKIGPNDLFGQILVACDEIAYFSATAGDKKDQDLFAALLRDIVARGRAVGIIVAAATQRPSSDIIPPSLRDLFAWRFAGRCTNDVSSDIVLGHGWYARGFSSNSIDPNNQGEGYLIAEGGIPNRVKAAYMTDTDIIRVADYATWTRRTNHTLGAAA; this is encoded by the coding sequence GTGGACCTCACCGACACCCTGGAACTACCCACCCACCGCGAGCCGCCGGACACGGTGCCGGTCGGCGCGGGCCTGTCCATCTTCGATCCGGTGTTCCTCGGCATCGATGAGTTCGGTCAGCCGACGTACCTGCCGATGATCTACCGCAACATCCTCATCGGTGGCGAGCCCGGCGCGGGTAAGTCGTCGCTGTTGAACACCATCGTCGGGCACGCCGCTCTGTGCCCCGATGTGCGGCTGTGCCTGCTGGATGGCAAGCAGGTCGAACTCGGGTTGTGGAAGGACGTCGCCGACGTGTTCGTCGGCCCGGACATGGACCTCGCCATCCGCACCCTTCGCCGGGTGCAGGCGGTGATGGACAACCGGTACTCGTTCCTGCTGTCGCACCGCCGCCGGAAGATCGGCCCCAACGACCTGTTCGGTCAGATCCTCGTGGCCTGCGACGAGATCGCCTACTTCTCCGCCACCGCCGGAGACAAGAAGGACCAGGACCTGTTCGCCGCGCTGCTACGCGACATCGTCGCCCGTGGCCGCGCCGTCGGCATCATCGTCGCCGCCGCCACGCAACGCCCGTCGTCGGACATCATCCCGCCGTCGCTGCGGGACCTGTTCGCCTGGCGGTTCGCTGGCCGCTGCACCAACGACGTGTCCTCCGACATCGTGCTCGGACACGGCTGGTACGCCCGCGGCTTCTCCTCCAACAGCATCGACCCGAACAACCAGGGCGAGGGCTACCTCATCGCCGAAGGTGGCATCCCCAACCGCGTGAAGGCCGCCTACATGACCGACACCGACATCATCCGCGTCGCCGACTACGCCACCTGGACCCGCCGCACCAACCACACCCTCGGAGCGGCGGCATGA
- a CDS encoding DUF6197 family protein: MNPTQNLPTSGALADLTPADILRCAARYLELRGWTQGVYYGLTTNTPFPPACVSGAIGMATYGHCIPLPHDEKADPGVRDYRRALDALSYYLLDLGPDPARPYSDDEPSGDPFEWNDRPGRTAAQVIGTLRDAADDYDWTHATEDDLETYADACAWAERHPTRDGFLAWRAAQ; this comes from the coding sequence ATGAACCCTACCCAAAACCTACCCACCAGCGGTGCGCTGGCCGACCTGACCCCGGCCGACATCCTGCGCTGCGCCGCCCGCTACCTCGAACTCCGAGGCTGGACGCAAGGCGTCTACTACGGCCTCACCACCAACACCCCGTTCCCGCCGGCCTGCGTGTCCGGCGCGATCGGCATGGCCACCTACGGCCACTGCATCCCTCTCCCGCACGACGAGAAAGCCGACCCCGGCGTCCGCGACTACCGGCGCGCCCTCGACGCCCTGTCCTACTACCTACTCGATCTCGGCCCCGACCCGGCCCGCCCCTACAGCGACGACGAGCCCAGCGGCGACCCGTTCGAGTGGAACGACCGACCCGGCCGCACCGCCGCACAGGTCATCGGCACCCTGCGCGACGCGGCCGACGACTACGACTGGACCCACGCCACCGAGGACGACCTCGAAACCTACGCCGACGCCTGCGCCTGGGCCGAGCGCCACCCCACCCGCGACGGGTTCCTCGCCTGGCGGGCCGCCCAATGA
- a CDS encoding replication initiator: MTSSTLPLAPETTTVSGTGACADADTGYWPWATPTRTTRTTRNPAADGWVRGHDPRTVASGRARAQDPDYPDWLNHVKAASACKHPIRLAGQIHVTDGDGNRMATVDTDDMPDGAIYTPCGNRRASVCPSCAELYRRDTFHLIKAGLQGDRWGLPPLHEHIAIFLTATAPSFGPVHHRVVKVHAADCRRKDGCTCRPSACHPFGRTCPHGVELRCGQRHKAGDPHLGQPLCLDCYDHHGQVVWNHEAPELWRRTIQQVDRELRRLGRTHGVELRRRYIKVYEFQVRGVVHYHALIRLDGENPDCPGAIVPPPRVISRDMFETAVRAAFVKTAYTSTSHPANNNQGWRIGWGDKGLDIKHVNAPGSEVNLAQITGYIAKYVTKSTEVTGLSLRRVDDLTVEIHGDPTTHLGRLIRACWDIGEHPDYQRLRRWAHQFGYGGHITTKSRAFSVTLGFLRHQRTIWRRTEGHPHTWDDEQAERVIYELGYQATGWITTGDALLANTAAALARARHQAGLDALADEQADHHRTAAQPLAA, translated from the coding sequence GTGACGTCCTCGACGCTGCCTCTCGCGCCCGAAACCACCACGGTTTCGGGCACGGGAGCCTGCGCCGACGCAGACACCGGCTACTGGCCCTGGGCCACCCCCACCCGCACCACCCGCACCACCCGCAACCCCGCCGCCGACGGGTGGGTACGCGGCCACGACCCGCGCACCGTCGCCTCCGGACGCGCCCGCGCCCAGGACCCCGACTACCCCGACTGGCTGAACCACGTCAAAGCCGCCTCGGCGTGCAAGCACCCGATCCGGCTCGCCGGGCAGATCCACGTCACCGACGGCGACGGCAACCGGATGGCTACCGTCGACACCGATGACATGCCCGACGGGGCGATCTACACCCCCTGCGGCAACCGCCGCGCGTCGGTCTGCCCGTCCTGCGCGGAGCTGTACCGCCGCGACACGTTCCACCTGATCAAAGCCGGCCTGCAAGGCGACCGGTGGGGACTCCCACCCCTGCACGAACACATCGCCATCTTCCTCACCGCCACCGCACCGTCGTTCGGGCCGGTGCATCACCGGGTGGTCAAGGTCCACGCCGCCGACTGCCGACGTAAGGACGGCTGCACCTGCCGGCCCTCGGCATGCCACCCGTTCGGCCGCACCTGCCCCCACGGCGTAGAGCTGCGCTGCGGCCAACGTCACAAGGCCGGCGATCCGCACCTGGGTCAGCCGTTGTGTCTGGACTGCTACGACCACCACGGCCAGGTCGTGTGGAACCACGAAGCACCCGAACTGTGGCGCCGCACCATCCAACAAGTCGACCGCGAACTTCGCCGCCTCGGCCGCACCCACGGCGTCGAGCTACGCCGCCGCTACATCAAGGTCTACGAATTCCAGGTACGCGGCGTCGTGCACTACCACGCCCTGATCCGCCTCGACGGCGAGAACCCCGACTGCCCCGGCGCGATCGTCCCACCCCCACGCGTCATCAGCCGGGACATGTTCGAAACCGCCGTGCGGGCCGCGTTCGTCAAGACCGCCTACACCTCGACCTCGCACCCCGCCAACAACAACCAGGGGTGGCGGATCGGCTGGGGGGACAAGGGCCTGGACATCAAGCACGTCAACGCCCCCGGCAGTGAGGTCAACCTCGCCCAGATCACCGGCTACATCGCCAAGTACGTCACCAAAAGCACCGAGGTAACCGGCCTGAGCCTGCGCCGCGTCGACGACCTCACCGTGGAAATCCACGGCGACCCGACCACCCACCTCGGCCGGCTCATCCGCGCCTGCTGGGACATCGGCGAGCACCCCGACTACCAGCGGCTACGCCGGTGGGCGCACCAGTTCGGCTACGGCGGCCACATCACCACCAAAAGCCGTGCGTTCTCCGTGACGCTCGGCTTCCTGCGTCACCAGCGCACCATCTGGCGACGCACCGAAGGCCACCCCCACACCTGGGACGACGAACAAGCCGAACGCGTCATCTACGAACTCGGCTACCAGGCCACCGGCTGGATCACCACCGGAGACGCCCTACTCGCCAACACCGCCGCCGCCCTCGCCCGCGCCCGACACCAAGCCGGCCTCGACGCCCTCGCCGACGAGCAGGCGGACCACCACCGGACCGCCGCCCAACCCCTGGCCGCTTGA
- a CDS encoding tyrosine-type recombinase/integrase yields the protein MAVDDLWYLSKRGPHGEKVKSQRYGRGKRWRCRYEDAGGNTRTRFFDRKVDADAWDKKASSGTAEETQVDQSARRTTFHDYAERWRLSRQIGQALDYQRHIESRLRHHHYPYFGDRPIRAITVTDVLEWIARLLQNEVAQSSVKTYFDLLNNIMNSAMVDKVIPDNPCKSVRLFAILRGFSRAPKWVPTDDDVLVLVDVVPDEFLAAIWAGAGEGLRLGEVLGLEDSARCIDPDRQELHVVQQLRFHKSGYGGFYLAPPKAGSVGDVDLDDHVAAVFAEHVRTYPPVLVELPDVTTGTPDPGKDPKRRLVPLLFTDDQGRPIHDQRWSDMWQTWRKAAEWPDEGTFHSLRHYFATRLITSGADPTDVQNALRHSSLRITLETYVHWWPKKDRRRNIISSALQDARAKRPTGRKSQNLR from the coding sequence ATGGCGGTCGATGACCTGTGGTACCTGAGCAAGCGCGGTCCCCACGGCGAGAAGGTGAAGTCCCAGCGTTACGGCCGGGGGAAGCGCTGGCGCTGCCGCTACGAAGACGCTGGCGGCAACACCCGAACTCGCTTCTTCGACCGCAAGGTCGACGCTGACGCCTGGGACAAGAAGGCCAGCAGCGGCACGGCCGAGGAAACCCAGGTCGACCAGAGTGCCCGGCGAACGACCTTTCACGACTACGCGGAACGTTGGCGGCTGTCCCGCCAGATCGGGCAGGCGCTCGACTATCAACGTCACATCGAATCCCGGCTACGCCACCACCACTACCCGTACTTCGGCGACCGGCCCATCCGGGCCATCACCGTCACGGACGTCCTGGAGTGGATCGCCAGGCTGCTACAGAACGAGGTCGCCCAATCGTCGGTGAAGACCTACTTCGACCTGCTCAACAACATCATGAATTCCGCGATGGTCGACAAGGTGATTCCCGACAACCCTTGCAAGTCGGTCCGGCTGTTCGCGATCCTGCGCGGCTTCTCCCGCGCGCCGAAATGGGTACCGACCGATGACGACGTGCTCGTCCTGGTCGACGTCGTACCGGACGAATTCCTGGCCGCCATCTGGGCCGGTGCCGGTGAGGGACTTCGGCTCGGGGAAGTCCTCGGCCTGGAGGACAGCGCCCGGTGCATCGACCCGGACCGGCAGGAACTCCACGTGGTGCAGCAACTGCGGTTCCACAAGTCCGGTTACGGCGGCTTCTACCTCGCCCCACCCAAAGCTGGCTCGGTCGGCGATGTCGACCTGGACGACCACGTCGCGGCGGTCTTCGCCGAACACGTCCGCACGTACCCGCCCGTCCTGGTCGAGCTGCCCGACGTCACCACCGGCACGCCCGACCCCGGCAAGGACCCGAAACGGCGGCTCGTGCCGCTACTGTTCACCGACGACCAGGGGCGGCCCATCCATGACCAGCGCTGGTCCGACATGTGGCAGACCTGGCGTAAAGCGGCCGAATGGCCCGACGAAGGCACCTTCCACTCCCTGCGGCACTACTTCGCCACTCGCCTGATCACCTCGGGTGCCGACCCGACAGACGTGCAGAACGCGCTACGTCACTCCAGCCTGCGAATCACGCTCGAAACCTACGTGCACTGGTGGCCCAAGAAAGACCGCCGCCGCAACATCATCAGCAGCGCGCTACAGGACGCCCGAGCCAAGCGGCCGACCGGCCGGAAGTCCCAGAATCTCCGCTGA
- a CDS encoding RRQRL motif-containing zinc-binding protein: MVFYDPTGERYGLPTYPYKFAPGDLLTRRQLRARDLRPGGQEPAAQILWRRGKRIAYLYRLDLALPKRTATPAQRAAIDKALIARRTCPDCQQVKPYYISRRTGTCLDCH; the protein is encoded by the coding sequence ATGGTGTTCTACGACCCGACCGGCGAGCGCTACGGCCTGCCGACCTACCCCTACAAATTCGCCCCCGGCGACCTACTGACCCGCCGGCAACTGCGTGCCCGCGACCTGCGGCCAGGCGGCCAGGAACCCGCCGCCCAAATCCTCTGGCGGCGCGGCAAGCGCATCGCCTACCTCTACCGACTCGACCTCGCGCTCCCCAAACGGACCGCCACCCCGGCACAACGTGCCGCCATCGACAAGGCGCTCATCGCGCGGCGCACCTGCCCCGACTGCCAGCAGGTCAAGCCCTACTACATCTCCCGCCGTACCGGCACCTGCCTCGACTGCCACTGA
- a CDS encoding DUF2637 domain-containing protein, with translation MTTPTNRSSPGWAYLGLTLGGLVSVAANIAHSFIAPPDAPENWSPEPGKVISAIVWPLFLFIAIEILARTPWPTGLGWNLLRWVGFPPVALVAAFVSYRHLSGLLDHYNEETLVVWLGPLAVDGLMLKATAALLANKHANRPTNPVPALVPATLAEAPSTDIPASPTVRPAAATPATNPEPTNEPTPEPINLPTSGEATAPTTTVEPGPDTTVTDPSTATPVPATVTTGPPAALLPNARIVAAAHEKAHGEPITAGQLAVRLRVPTSTAADILTALIDPTVNNQPHNGTAVGATA, from the coding sequence ATGACCACGCCAACCAATCGATCCTCGCCCGGCTGGGCCTACCTCGGCCTCACCTTGGGCGGACTCGTATCCGTCGCCGCGAACATCGCCCATTCCTTCATTGCCCCGCCGGATGCTCCGGAGAACTGGAGCCCGGAACCCGGCAAAGTCATCTCGGCGATCGTGTGGCCGCTGTTCCTGTTCATCGCCATCGAGATCCTTGCCCGCACCCCCTGGCCGACCGGCCTGGGCTGGAACCTGCTCCGCTGGGTCGGTTTCCCGCCCGTGGCCCTGGTCGCCGCGTTCGTGTCCTACCGGCACCTGTCCGGACTACTCGACCACTACAACGAGGAAACCCTCGTCGTCTGGCTCGGTCCCCTCGCCGTCGATGGCCTGATGCTCAAGGCCACCGCCGCGCTACTCGCCAACAAACACGCCAACCGGCCCACCAACCCTGTCCCGGCACTGGTGCCGGCCACCCTCGCTGAGGCCCCGTCAACCGACATCCCGGCCTCACCGACGGTCCGCCCGGCCGCCGCGACCCCGGCCACCAACCCCGAACCCACCAACGAACCGACGCCCGAACCCATCAACCTGCCCACCTCTGGCGAGGCAACCGCACCCACGACGACGGTCGAACCCGGCCCGGACACCACCGTGACGGACCCGAGCACGGCAACCCCGGTACCCGCGACGGTCACCACCGGCCCACCGGCAGCACTGCTGCCCAACGCCCGGATCGTCGCCGCCGCACACGAGAAAGCCCACGGTGAGCCCATCACCGCCGGCCAACTCGCCGTCCGGCTGCGCGTACCCACCAGCACGGCCGCTGACATCCTCACGGCCCTGATCGATCCGACTGTCAACAACCAACCGCACAACGGCACCGCTGTGGGAGCCACCGCGTGA